A single genomic interval of Bacillus sp. es.036 harbors:
- a CDS encoding VanZ family protein, whose translation MTFSRTIMIVSIQCWFGIGFVLSCISSLTLLGQEPAPYIVKGIAQVIQTRELQYGPLTVSLLNNGESGLAHFVIRKIGHFFVYSFIAICLFHLFKARDSIYRLILVLLVVTTIAVTDEFIQAFIPNRTALLTDVFVDITGCLHSIFLMKLWYLCRLRKALV comes from the coding sequence ATGACTTTCTCTCGTACAATTATGATTGTCAGTATCCAGTGCTGGTTCGGTATCGGATTTGTTCTTTCGTGTATATCCTCGCTTACATTACTCGGACAAGAGCCTGCGCCATATATTGTTAAGGGAATTGCACAAGTTATTCAAACAAGAGAACTTCAGTATGGTCCGTTAACAGTGAGTTTATTAAACAATGGTGAAAGTGGCCTTGCCCATTTTGTGATACGAAAAATTGGTCATTTTTTTGTTTATAGTTTTATCGCAATTTGCTTGTTTCACTTATTTAAAGCGAGAGACTCCATTTATAGACTGATCCTTGTCCTTCTAGTCGTTACGACTATCGCTGTGACAGATGAATTTATTCAAGCATTTATTCCAAATCGTACTGCGCTTTTAACAGACGTATTCGTTGATATAACGGGGTGCCTACATAGTATTTTCCTCATGAAATTATGGTATTTATGCCGTTTACGAAAAGCTCTCGTCTAG
- a CDS encoding SRPBCC family protein — MPVIYLETLIDAPIQTCFDYARNVDAHMKSTEQTNEKAIDGVTEGLMQAGDTVTWEATHFGMKQRLTAKITGMNEPHWFIDEMTNGAFKSFVHTHRFEDLNGVTLMVDQFVYKAPLGILGNIANVLFLKNYMKNLLEKRAMELKKMVEAAV, encoded by the coding sequence ATGCCTGTAATCTATTTAGAAACGCTTATTGATGCCCCTATTCAAACGTGTTTTGATTATGCTAGAAATGTCGATGCTCATATGAAAAGTACAGAACAAACAAACGAAAAAGCGATTGATGGAGTAACTGAAGGCTTGATGCAGGCAGGGGATACCGTTACATGGGAAGCCACTCATTTTGGAATGAAGCAACGGTTAACAGCTAAAATTACAGGGATGAATGAACCCCACTGGTTTATTGACGAAATGACAAATGGTGCATTTAAATCGTTTGTTCATACCCATCGATTTGAAGATCTGAATGGTGTAACGTTAATGGTTGATCAATTTGTATATAAAGCGCCTCTCGGTATTTTGGGTAACATCGCTAACGTACTTTTTCTTAAAAATTATATGAAAAATTTACTAGAGAAAAGAGCCATGGAGTTGAAGAAAATGGTAGAAGCAGCCGTATAA
- a CDS encoding UDP-glucose dehydrogenase family protein, producing MKIAVIGAGYVGLVTGVSLAEIGHRVTCIDMDHKKVEMMADGHSPIYEPYLENMMRRNLRKGRLQFTTSHQEGFDGVEVIYIAVGTPQLPDGTADLQYIEKAAYDIATSFQNDIIVVTKSTVPVGTNARIKALIDEMSMNERRVDIVSNPEFLREGSAVSDTFHGDRIVIGADNQEAASVLERINEPFELPIYHTDLNSAEMIKYASNAFLATKISFINEISAICEKVGANVEDVALGMGKDRRIGEQFLKAGIGYGGSCFPKDTNALVQLAGNNQHNFKLLKSVIEVNHTQQKKLIEKTLEAVGELQGKKVALLGLAFKPNTDDMREAASIPIAHALKKHGAEIVAYDPIAMANAKKHLPEDVLYKASLIDALEEADVALILTEWNEIKTLDLSNYVKWMASPIIVDGRNCYSLDEVEKYPIHYVSIGRPTMNQRKMSFSIK from the coding sequence ATGAAAATCGCTGTAATTGGTGCTGGCTATGTCGGTTTAGTCACAGGCGTTAGTCTTGCTGAAATAGGACATCGTGTAACGTGCATTGATATGGACCATAAGAAAGTAGAGATGATGGCAGATGGTCATTCACCAATCTACGAACCCTACTTAGAAAATATGATGAGAAGGAATTTGCGAAAGGGTCGGCTCCAATTCACGACTTCTCATCAGGAGGGTTTTGACGGAGTGGAAGTGATCTACATTGCTGTAGGAACTCCCCAGCTTCCTGATGGAACAGCTGATTTACAATACATTGAAAAGGCTGCCTACGATATTGCAACTTCATTCCAAAATGATATTATTGTCGTCACAAAAAGTACGGTCCCTGTTGGAACAAATGCCCGTATTAAAGCATTAATTGACGAGATGTCAATGAACGAAAGAAGAGTAGACATCGTCTCTAATCCTGAATTTCTTCGGGAAGGTTCAGCTGTTTCCGATACGTTTCATGGGGATCGCATTGTCATTGGAGCAGATAATCAGGAAGCAGCTAGTGTCCTAGAACGAATCAACGAACCATTTGAACTTCCAATTTATCACACCGATCTCAATAGTGCGGAAATGATTAAGTATGCGTCCAATGCGTTTCTTGCTACAAAGATTAGCTTTATTAATGAAATCTCTGCAATTTGTGAAAAGGTGGGGGCAAACGTTGAAGATGTTGCGCTTGGCATGGGAAAAGATCGTCGAATTGGTGAGCAGTTTCTTAAAGCGGGAATTGGCTATGGTGGCTCCTGTTTTCCAAAAGATACGAATGCGCTCGTGCAATTAGCTGGCAACAATCAGCACAACTTTAAATTGCTTAAGTCAGTGATTGAGGTGAACCATACTCAGCAAAAGAAATTAATTGAAAAAACACTTGAGGCAGTGGGAGAACTACAAGGGAAAAAAGTAGCCCTACTAGGTCTCGCTTTTAAACCTAACACTGACGACATGCGGGAAGCAGCGTCTATTCCGATTGCGCATGCTTTAAAGAAGCACGGTGCTGAAATCGTTGCTTATGATCCGATTGCCATGGCGAATGCAAAAAAACATTTACCAGAAGATGTCCTCTATAAAGCTTCGTTAATCGACGCGTTAGAAGAAGCAGACGTGGCGCTGATTTTAACCGAATGGAATGAAATCAAGACACTCGACTTAAGTAACTATGTGAAGTGGATGGCTTCTCCCATTATTGTTGATGGTCGAAATTGTTATTCGTTAGATGAAGTAGAGAAATATCCCATTCACTATGTGTCAATCGGCCGTCCTACAATGAATCAACGAAAAATGTCTTTTTCTATTAAATAA